Within the Populus trichocarpa isolate Nisqually-1 chromosome 14, P.trichocarpa_v4.1, whole genome shotgun sequence genome, the region tgtttggactatgttcatattgaacttactcGTAGGATATACATATAGTGTGGATTGTATGAGGTGTGGAATTATGAGGTTTGATATAAGGTCCGAAATTAtgggaccttgtgatgatgggttgattgagtaaattgatagTAGTCGATAAATTGGGATGTCCTAAATGCAAACGAAACTCtgctgaatttttgaaaaaaaaaattaccctcaaataaagaggatatgttggaatcttttaacattgatcgGGTCGTACAGTTGGACTGTTACATTGGGAATCAGTCATCTCGGTTTCGCTGATGACATCCTCTTGCTCTACCGTTGTGACATGGCTTCTGTTAGTATTATTCTCTAGCAGCTAAGTGTTTTTGAGGAGACGTCTGACCTTGCAATTAACGCAGCCAAATCTTCTATATTCTTTGCTGGAGTTTCAGGGGAAATGAAGCAGACCATTCTCCATTTCTCAAAGTTCACTGAAGGGAGTTTTCCCTTCAAATATCTAGGTGTTCCTCTCAGCCCTCACAGGCTTCTAGCCAGCCATTTCTATCCTCTTATACACAAGTTAGAATCGATTATTCAGAGTTGAATGGGTAAACATCTCTTCTATGCTGGTCGGTTTGAGTTAATTAAATCTATCCTACAGAGTATGTTGCAGTTTTGGATTAGTATTTTTCCAATTCCATCCGTGCTTATTAGCAAGATTACTTGTCTATATCGAAATTTTCTATGGACTGGGGATGTGCTTAGAAGCAAATCAGCTCTAGTTGCTTGGAAGCAGGTGTGTTTACCAAAAGATAAAGGGGGTCTAGCGGTCCTTGATATCAAAGCTTGAAATGACAGTTTTTTTGCCAAGCAGCTCTAGAACATACATTTGAAATCAGATTCTCTTTGGATTCGATGGGTAGATCATTACTACATTCCTCATACCTCTATCTGGTCCTCGAACGCTAAGAAGACAGCTTCTCCACTTTGGAAGTCTATCGTCTTTTTTCGTAACAAAATGGTTGAGAAATGTGGTGGGATTGCTGCAGTGCAACATATGCTCTCAAACTGGCACTCTGGATCGGGGTCTTTTACAACCAATGCATATGATTTCTTTAGATATAAAGCCGATCCTGTTCAGTGGGCTAGTGTGGTTTGGGAATAGTGGTCTCTTCCAAGGCACAGTTTCTCCATACGGTTGGCAATGTTAGGCAAGCTAAAAACAAAAGACAGACTCCAGTTTCTCTCCTCTGATCCTATATGCCCTCTTTGTTATAATTCTAATGAATCCCATGCTCATCTCTTCTTCAGTTGTGATGAGTCGTCTTATCTTTGGAGCAAGGCTAGATTTTGGCTTAAGCTTCACAGTAGTATGTCTTCCTTAAACAGAGTCATTCGAGTTCTTCACAACGGGATAAAAGGGTTGCAACCGAGAATGAAAAGAGTCTCTCTTGCTATACTAGTGTATTAGATTTGGGAAGAAAGAACAGATGCATCTTTAATAACACTGCAAAATCAATTAAGGCTATCTTCAGGAAATTCCAAATATTGTTTTACACAATCTTgtatttccatgaaaaaaatcaccTAGCCTACAGTATTGCTAGCTAAAATGAGCTCCTTTGTATTTTGGTGTGGCTTGGTCATGCATGGTTTTCTGCATGGTTTCTACATCTCTGCATTGATGAACGAAAGTCTATTGTTCTTGGCTGGTAGTGTTTTAATGGCTGGTGACTGTCACTCTACATGGTTTCTACGTCTTGGCTGGGTTGTCTGCATGGTTCCTTCGTCCCTGTATGGCTATTGTTCTTGACTGGTAgtgtattaatttgttttggttgttcCTTGGCTGGGTTTCTTCTGTCTCAGCATGGATGTATTGAAGTTTTCCTTGTCTTTGAATGGATGGTTGGTGGCTGGCTTGCATGGATGAATTGAAGGTTTCTGTCTCTGCATGGATGAGTCTACGTCTCTGCATGGAAGAGCTCATaggttggtttttgtttttagctagGCTGCTACTTTTTGGCTGATGGGCTGCCACTGTTCTTGACTGGTTGCCTCTGTCTCTACATGGATGATCTGAAGATTTCTGCGTCTCTGTATGGATAAGTCAGCGTTTGCTGCTGCTTTTGGCaggtaatttttaatttgttttggtcattccttggtttttgtttcttattttatttagtggtgGATTGCAGTGCCTTCCAGATGTATTTTTATATGTCTCCTAGGGAGCTTGTCCTCTTATCCCTTTGCTAGTCTATCTGTATATATTTCCTctataatttctgttttttcagcattgttattttttatctataatatattcttacatttaattaaaaaaaaacaagtgaaaaaGCATACAAGTTCTCCCCCTTTCTTATGGTTTCTAGTCGTCTgctaagagaagaaaaattaggcCTTTATATAGtccaatcttttaaattttgcgACCTCTTTTTGTTTAGCCTTTTCCCGATTTGCCCCatcctttcctttttaataaattcatgtcTTATCACTTTTCTTTCGGttaatttcatccctcttaagaacttaattattgattttattttattttattttggtaaagTTAGATTATAACCGGCTTTTTACAATAATCATCCTCAAAAGTCCAAATCTACCATTTCCTTAAGGTATATTTATTCATTCACCTAATAATGCATAGCCAAACATTTAAACACATTGGTCAAGAGTCATGTACCCAAGTTTGACCAATTCCCCACACTTAAcatacctttttttctttagtaaCATTCGCCCATTTACCAAACCTTATATACTATAAAATGACGATCATCAACATAGTTTCGCGTAGTATGGCAACtcatttccttcattttctttttatcatgtatttttGGCTGAAAGCCAACATTTATATCTTATgacatttatttcaattttcatgacCCTAGACTCATTTAAACAAATTCGAAATCAACTTTCAACAACAATTTGACACAACGGTCCCTTCGATAACCCATTTTCTCATCATTTCCTAATATGGCCGAAAACACTCAAGCCTTTacccttggatttttttttcccatttttctttcaaacttccaacataaatcaattaaaacacaccattataattaaaaaaaactcaaaccctCTTCAAAAGCCCTTTGATCGAAACCTCATTTAAAAGAGCCATGGgttttcctttttagttttttgtttagaaCTTCATCTAACATGTTCAATTAAGTAACATATCATCCATTTCAAATAAGCATGAGTCCCTACATTTTTAGTTTCTTGTTTAGAACTTCATCTAACATGTTCAATTAAGTAACATATGATCCATTTCAAATAAGCATGAGTCCCTAAATCAATTTCCTCTCTTAATTTCCAATTATGGttgaaattttctttaattaatcaagGTTTCCTCTTaaaatttcttgtaattttaactaaatacaTTCATAAAAAACCCTCAACAACACACTAATCAGGCAAACCCCAAGCTCAAACACAATTCATAAATCACCAAAAATCAATAAGGATTTGTCAAGCTTTTGaagtctttcttttttcccttcagGATTTCCCACTTTATCTCTCCTTCCATCACTCTCTCTCATGTCTCTCACAAACCCTAGTTCACAAAACCTTCATTGCCTTCCTTTCTTCCATTATTTCACTACATCTCTCCATTTTAGGGGTATTCCTGAAGAAATTTAGAGAATAAATGAAAAAGGAGAAGCTTTTAGTCATTTTACATGGCTGTTACTTGTCAGTCAAATTGCTATATAAGGGGAAGAATTTTGCTTCTTAACCATTTTtcccatagttttgaaacccggcctggCCCAGCGAGTcaacccgggcctgggaccgggCCAGGTCTAAGTAAAAACCAGTCTGGAATTTGGCCCGGCAAAACCCGATCGACCCGGCAGGTCGACCCGGGTAAACCTAGTTGAGACTcagcctcttttttttaatatatatatatatatatatatatatatatatgaaacgaCGTCGTGTTGTCCTTTTACtattaaaaggccaaaacgatTAATGATGAAGACAGAAATGAGAATtgaaaaaacctaattaaagaaATCTTCAAAGCCATTTCAGTTAGGAAGAAAAGCAGAGGAGCAGAAGACTCTTGATCGCTGTTTCAAATCTGCGATAGATGAAGCTGAAGTTACTTGTACCCACATGCCTCTTTATAATAGCCGACAACCATACAGAGACTTTTCTCTCTCGTTTCGTCGCCCACGTTTTGTTTGATCTGTTGTGGAATCAAACAACCACCTATGCTAATAGTCAATTAGTAGAGTAATTAGGAGGCTAATTGCGCGGGGAGTCTTCATAGTTTGGTAGACAATCTGCCCATGTGATGGAGGTGTAGGGGGGAAGATTTTAACTCTCTTTTGAGGTAAACAATCAAGGGTGTCGAGTATCTGCAAGTGGGTGGTGCCGTTCAACGACTTGTATAATTGAATgggaatttttattatttcttggaATAATGGGAACACGCGATGCTTGCACTTAGTTTGCTTAGAGATTGCATCATAGACGTTTGCAAGTTCtcctttttttgggttgacctgGTTTATCTAACCCGTGACCTGATTACTATACCGGGTCGACCACCGGCtcaggtttaaaaactatgattttgccccttataatgattttttgcatttgttttttaaaacacaccTGGCTGCTGACCTAATCTGAAGGCCTTAATGAAttctgattgacctgaaattttaatccAATATAGAAAAATGTGTTAGGAGACTCCTCAAAAAATTTAAGCCTGATCTAATGGTTGGATTTAAAGTTACATGTGATAGCATAAAACTAGTTAGTAGGtgattttacgtcaaaatccgaatttttttgttcaatcccTGCTAGAATCATATTAGTTATTTCACTAAGTCCtcaagatcattttcttattctaaaatatatttattttatttacgaACTTAATACAGTTTTATGATAACGTTATCAGTTTTTAACCAGTGCTTAAACtatcacttttttcttttcttttttttggtaccATACTTTCTTATCATTTATTCCTTATTACCATATTAATTTCTTGAGaccatttttctcatttttcttatttttttatccattgaaaCTCGTTACTAGTTTTGCCAACGttacaaattttaatataagattTGTAATCCTCATTTCAAATTTAacaatacctttaaatttatttgtgaagGTTATCCTCTCCATTACAagtcatatttattattattattatttatgtcatctattcatttcttttcatcttaAGTTTTCATTACTCGTCGAGATCTCATTACCTTCGGTCCTGTATTTATACAGGAATTTACATACACATACTCTTCCTCgctttatttttagtgtttttcttttcttttatgcgTTGTGTTTTCTCCCAAATCTAGAGTTTAGATTCACTTTATTGAAAgataattgagttattttaCTTTGGTTCAATGACTTTGTTTAGAAATGAATCTAAACTAATGTAGTGTTGTTAAATCTTGGGAGACATGTTGTAAATATCCTAGTTGTAAAGTGAGGAGCAATAAacctttaataataaataattcatcattaacaatataaaaagtttaattactttaaagtgctttgataaataaatattcttttttgttttaatttaaacacatatatttttattattagtatgcatgataaggatttgatttaatattaattataaatttaaatatatattttagatatatatatatatatatattataattttattattatatttgtgttgaaaatatgtcatgtaaatttttatttaattatgtttataaatttaaattagtattaACTTAAGACTTTCActgaatatattttatgttttgaaggctaatttcttgataaaataaaataatacatttcCTCCGAGAATTCAAATCCATCCATCCCAGAAaaagggaaagagagaaaaagcaaTTGCTTCTTATTAGGCTTTTATCTGTGTCTTCAGGACTCACgaaatcaatttctaaaattttgtgATTCTCCAAATTGGGGTTAGGGTTTTGACGATGTATGCTGATCGCGTAGACTCCGCAGCGAAGACTTCAATAAAGGATCGTCTTAATGGCAATTCCGTTGCCGACTCCTCTCGCCGCCGTGAAATTACCGGCAaaaggttttgttttatttttaatttagtagaAATCAATTCCATTttatcattctctctctctctctctctttactgCTTtacttttcttccattttactTTATGTAAGGTTCTCAttgttaatctttttttcaaagGGAATTCTATTAATTAAACAAGGAGAATTTGGGGTGGGTCGtccaatttaatatttctagTGAGAATCTACATTTCActattggaaaaaagaaatagttgAGCTAAGGATTTAGTATCTTCCACGTTATAAGAAACGAGGATGGGCGCTTTGCTATGCAACTATATTAGGAATTGCATTGCAAACTCAAGTTTATGTTTAGAAACTTGTAGAGATTAGAGAGTAAGGAGCTTGATGTCCCGTTCTCACCCCGTGACTTGATCACCTTATTTAAccgtttaatttggtttttctaTTTCCATAGAAAAGACTGAATGTTTGAGAATGCTGCCACATCTGGTTCTTTTGATGCTCAGATTATGAATAAGCTTCTTgggattttcatttttattcaggGAAAGTGTGGTAGGTTTTGGACATGAAGTTTCATTTGCCTTAGCGTGTGTGAGAGACTGAGATCCTTTAGCACAGAGTAGATCAGCAGTTAGTTATATCAATTATAGGCTCTGTATAGGTGAAAAGGTTTTGCAGTTGTTGCTTGAAACTTGCTTACTTGAGGTGCTTGAAGTTGCATACCTTCTTGTACTTGTACCGAAAACTGCAACAAAAGGACCTATGAGAATCTGCTTTCTATATTTGGGTTCTGTTTGGTTTATTTAAGTTGTTTTGTAGGTTCTGACTCAAAGTAAagtcataaacatgtttggttaGAAATGACTTCtgacttatataaaaaaaaaattgttacaaaATTCAGTCAAAACATTGCTTTATTGGcaagttaaaattttttacttttaacttATGGATTCCACTTGTATTAactgtttctaaaaaaaaacgttGCTTCGTGTCATTTTTGCCAAGTGTACTTTTAACTGAACTCTTTTTTGCTGTATGTTATTTCTTGAAATGATGACTCAAAGTCAAAAGTTACATTTCATTAGCCATGCCCAACAAACTTTTGGTCATAGAAAAATTTTTACTTTCAAGTGAAGGCATTAGCTGTTTGTGCTGTGACTTACAAGAGTACAGGTTTTTTTGTTCATCTAATGAAAATGGATTGAATCTCTTCCATAATAATGCTCTTGTATAATTGTTATCctgcttgtttttttgttgttcttgaGTGACCTAATATCCAGAAAAGTATCACTGAGCTCATATCACATCTTTTGCAGGCAGAGGCTAGATGATAAATGGAAACATGATCTCTATGAGGACAATAGACCACGTGTTTCAAGTATGGATTGAGTATGACAGAATTACTGGCatcaaaaaattgatgatattgttgGATGCAACTAAATCAACTATATTTCTTTTGACTTTTTGTTAATGACTTGTGAAGATCGCAAAATTGATGCTCAAGATCTTCGATTAAAGCTCCAAAGGAGAAGCTTCTTGCAAGCATCTCCAGGTTCAGGTGTGCGGGATCTGCGTGAAAAACTATATGGGACAATGAATTCACAGCTAATGAATGCTGATCGGCCCAAAATAGTTGTAGCTAAACCATCCAGGAAAAGTGGTGTTGTTGAAGCTCCTGAAccagagattaaaaaaattaccagtGTGGCTTCTAGAAAAAGATCTCAGCAAAAGGCATAAATCTTATCTTATTCTCGTCAAGTGTTTATCTTGTTTCTGTTTTCTTGAAGTTTTCCATTAATGCTGAGGCATAAATCTTCTGATTAATTGATATTTGGAAATTACTGTTTTAGGTTACCTTCCTTGGTTGAGTTTATGTCATGTGGTCATATGCATGCTTCACTGTCACTTGTTTCAaagaattttctcaattttggaTGAAGTTTTGGAGAGTTGTGAACTTGAAATATTGTGCCTGAATAATTATGAACCTGAAGTGTTAAGCTTGCTGTGAATTTGAAAAGACACAAAAGGAAAAAGTTTGCACCGGCCTTAAAGTTTATTAGTTTCATCAGTCACCATATCACTTTAAAGACAAAATTTAAGAAGCTCTGCTATGTGTAGTTAGAGGTTTCGACATTGCTTAGGTGCCTTGATGCACTGTGGTAGagacaactttttttatttatttcaatttatctcTGACCTTTTATGTTTTGTCAATTAATTGAAAACTTGACCAGTTGATGCCATGGTGAAAATTAGAGACTCGTGCGACACGACAAATGATTTTAACTAACAGGATGTTGCTGCTTGAAGTGGTCTAATTTGTGCTAAGTTTCAGCATTAGTTAATGGTTTTAGGTATGTATTCCATGACAAATTGACAAGAGGAAGTTCTCATAGACATGCAATTATAGGATCACTTGGTGTGCATTCATGTGAGCATGtgtttccatttctttttgtgtgtgtatgtgtgttcTGCAATGTGTATTTACTTTAAAACAAGTATTTACTTTAAAACAATTCATTAATTGGCAGTTAATCATGATGCTTTGTATTGTTTATTGATCCTTTAGGTTGATAAGGTTTTGCCTTCTCCTTACTTTAAGTTGAAAAGGGACAAGTTGGGATGGCTCTACTATAAAGTTACTGCCTAAAATTCCAACTCAAGTTATAACATGTCAATTGAAGTTGTGAAACCGCTTTTTCCATGTAATATCATTACCGCAGACTCTTTTTGTGTATTTCTAACTCTTGGATCTTTGTTGCAGTTGGATTCAtcagttgatgtttttttgCAGTCTTTGGGTCTTGAGAAATACCTCATTACTTTTCAAGCTGAGGAAGTAtgaaaatgtctttttttttttttttttatactatagaTATGTGTACTTGCATATCATCTTCAGgagttttcttttgattattaacATGCTCCTATCTGTACAGGTTGATATGACAGCTCTTGTGCACATGACTGATGAAGACCTGAAGGCTCTAGGGATACCAATGGTAAACTCAAGCTGATCTCTTGGCCAAGATATGCATATATTTTGTGgttgattttttctattgaaaTCTCTTGTAGTTCTTGATCATTAAGAGATGAGTAATTTGGGCAGCTGTCTAAAGCCTCGTTCTTGACAACTTATTTTAAGAATTATCCCCCCCCCTCCccaatacacaaaaaaaaagataaaagaaaacaagaatacTGGTACTTGTGCTGTTCTCAACTATTGGAATGGtgcccttgtttttttaaaaatttgcaTATGCCATTAGACTAGGACTCTGTGTTTTTTAGGGTTGACAACATAAtatattgtgatattttttcattaattcatttaaaaatacatggaaaacTGATTTCTAATCTCAACTCGAAGGTGTTCGCATCTGGGATGAGGCATTTGCTTGTCATAACATTTTGATTTTCCTTCTCCCGGTTTTGCTCTTTAAAAATCGTACAGgtctaatatatatttgatggtCAGCTGTATAACAGTCAATTGTCATTTCATGTGAGATGTTGTGCTaagtcccccccccccccccatttcATGTGAGATGTTGTGCTaagtccccccccccccccccccacattGTTActtgttagtgctacctttccATTTCTACATGCACATTtacaaattgataaaaaagaaaaattgttttataaggTCAATTGGGTATGAACTCTATGTGATTGTTCTGGGTATGTCTGTCTTgaatgataaaaacatgaatgctCACAATTCGAAGGCACTCATGTTCATCATAATAGTTCACACCGATGTGATATATGCCTTGTTTATTAACTCGACTGGGTACTACCTagccttttagtttttatttcccCTTTACCCTGTATGTAATTTAGATATCAAAATTCATGGCTGAGATTCTTGGTTTTCATGGTCTCCTTCCACTTTTCTATATTCTTGATCAGATGTTTGGTTCAATCTTGTGGTTTCAGGGCCCaaggaagaaaataattttagcgTTAAAATCTAGAGGCTGAGATTCAGGACACGAGTATTATTGGTCTGACACCCTGATTGGTATAAAGCCTTAGTGTACATCTTCGTTTTGTTTTCCCTGGTATTGCCACTGTGGCTTTACCTTTAGCTGGTTAATTATTGTGAAGCCGGTACGAGTTTCTAGCTGTCAACAACAAAGGTAGAAactttttttcatctttgtgGTTCCTTTGGATTTTATGGGGTATTAGATGGTGGGTAGAAACCTTAAAttgatgcaat harbors:
- the LOC7463428 gene encoding uncharacterized protein LOC7463428; protein product: MYADRVDSAAKTSIKDRLNGNSVADSSRRREITGKRQRLDDKWKHDLYEDNRPRVSNRKIDAQDLRLKLQRRSFLQASPGSGVRDLREKLYGTMNSQLMNADRPKIVVAKPSRKSGVVEAPEPEIKKITSVASRKRSQQKLDSSVDVFLQSLGLEKYLITFQAEEVDMTALVHMTDEDLKALGIPMGPRKKIILALKSRG